In Tripterygium wilfordii isolate XIE 37 chromosome 17, ASM1340144v1, whole genome shotgun sequence, the genomic window tcaatgtcATTGTTTGAAATGGTAACATTACACGAGCAAAAAAGTACCAGCTTCAGGTCGCCCTTTTCAATGGCCATTTTGGACAAACTCTGACTGGACATTGTGTGTCTTagtgaggggagtctaacggAGGTGGTGATGTAGCGAACATCGCCTAAATCgtctggatttgagactttttctttcatgttactgtttatatgttactatttcaaaaataatattatactaatattgacctacattatcatgttaatgtattgaTGTTGTAATGCAGAACCATGTACTATAGATTGTACTATAGATTGAGTATTTTTTTAAGGCCATTTACTCtagtaagaaatatgacaagggttttgtttattatgagattataacatgaacatgtctaaatgattttgcagaacttgacagattaattatttcaaatctagcactcataaactcaagGAAATCCTGAACGAAAATTATGTACCCAACATCTACACCTAAATAAAAGCAAGAAAGAATATAAACAAtagatctaaaccctaaattgcGGAAAAAATAgattgtgagagagagagagagaggagaagaagaagaagaaagagaaaaagagagagagacgaagaaagagaaagagacgaagaagaagaagaaggagaaagagaaagagaagagagagaaaaagaagaaagagacggagaagaaagaaagaaaataaagaagagaaagaggtTGGGGGTATAAAGGTAAATGATCATCATATGAGTACTTTTATgtccatgtatttttttgttgaaccTAAATATCCAAATGTATACTAATGGGTACTGACTTGACATTATCCCAATTATCAATGATTTAGAGAAAAATTCTTGATGAAAAATTGAtttactaaaaaaaagaaagaaaaaaaaaacagaaacgaGTTTTGggctaaaagttggtaggaaaACCCAATCATACTCCTTTTTTGTCCTAAAGAAATACCCAATAAGGTTGAATGGGCTAAATCAGGGTGAGTGTAGTGAATTGATTATCGAAAGCCCAAGCCCAGGGACACATCGCTATCCATCTGGCACACCAATCCAGTTCAATTCGTTTGCCGTGTCATTCGAAGACCTAAATCTTACATCAGACAACAACAAAAATCGATAAGCTCTTATGGCGCCGATGAATCTCAGAGATATACCGGAGGACTTGGTGCTCGACATTCTCACTGGGCTTCCAGTGAAGGCGTTGAAGAGATTCAGGTGCGTATGCAAAGCTTGGTGTGACCTTTTCGGAAACCCTGATTTTATCAACAAACACTGCATCAAACAAACCATTCTCAAAAACCAAAGCTTCTTTGTGAATCATTACGACGAAACAGACGAATGTAACTCTGTAATCTCTATATTCGAGAGTGATGGTGACGAAGTATTGAATTTCACAGAAACTATTCCCATACCATTCAGTGAGGTATTCTTAAATAACCCAATAATCATAGGTTCCTGTAATGGCATAGTTTGCGTGTCTGACGGTGTGGAAAATATTGGTTTCTGGAACCCGGCCACTAGAGAGTACAAGCCTCTCCCTCCCCTTATCCCTTCCATTGACCCCCCTGTGGTTCCTGTGGACGTGCACTCAAATTGGAAACTTGGGTTGGGTTTCGATCAAAGAACTAAGGACTATAAGATACTATCATTTGTCCTTACTTATTTTGAGGCATATGACGTAGCAGTAGATGAAGCTCAGTTGTATTCACTAAAGAACGATTCTTGGAGAGAGATTCCTTCATTCCCGGTGTTTGCTGGTGATGTTGTACGAGGTAGCATATGCTTTAAGGGAGACTGTTACTGGTTAGCTTATAGGGATGATCCTGCATATAATTTTGAAGATACTCCATATATACTCTCCTTCAATATGGCCGATGAAAAGTTTGAAAAGTTTGAGCTGCCAGATTTTGGCCTTTCAATTAATGATTACATTTTAGAACTGGGAATGTTCAATGGTACTCTTGCTGTTATTCTTTACACACGTCCTGGAAGGTTGTTTGATATATGGGTGATGGAAGAATATGGAGTAACAGAGTCTTGGGTTAAGAAATGGAGTATTGAAGCCGTTTCAGGACTAGCAACCATTTCAGGACTTGTGTGGCCCTTGGGATTTTTGAGAAATTATGGTGTGTTTTTCGAAGATGATGGGGGGCAGCTGGTATTGTATGGCAAGAATAGTCATGTGTTCAAAAATCTTCGACTCTGTGGGCGTAAAAATGAGCTACAGGTTGTAAAGTATGTGGAAAGTCTAATTCCAATAGATGGTAGACAATAGTACGATGATCTTATTAAAGCTTTATTTGTATAAACTTTTGTTACTTTTAGTGTAGAGGAATATTATGGTCTGTTATTTATCAAGTTGCTGCTTTTGAGTAGGCTCGTATGGGAATGGTGCttgggtttttgtttgattcatGGGTTTTTTGTTGATCTTTCTGTGTGTGGGTGCCTTGGATGTCTGCTGTTATCTGCAGAACAGTTCtgtttctcctttgctggtgcGTTGCTTTCCTTTGCACGATTGCTGATGCTGTTTTGGGCCGAGATCCCCTTGTTGTTGTTGGGAGGGTCATCTCTCTTCCATGGGGTTTCTTTTGACGCATTTGGATTGGCGTTCTGTTTAAGAGAGATGGTGGATTTTCTGCGTTGGTTGGGTTTGTAGATTGGTTTTCGTGTGCACATCTGTTGTTGTCTTGGTGTTCCCTTGACTGTTACTTGATAGTCCTTGTATAGCATTCTCCTTTGGGGGTTTCCTCTCTAAATGCCCTTAGCTTGTACACTCATCTCTAATTATCTCAATGAAATAGATGGTTAGCATGAATTAGACGAGTTTTCCGGTTAAAACTTCCCCAATTGTATACTtgatttgatttcctttattagATTGTGAGAATGTATACTGTTTAGATATTTTGCTTGAGGTGTTGAACTTGTTTTCCATTACTTGTTGCGCTATCTCGTTGTGGTAATTTGATAAAGGTAGCTTGCTTTGTTCAGTGTTGAGTACATTGTACCGGTGAAGTTTTGCATCAGGAGGAAGATGACATGTAACCTGCTTGTGTTGTAGAGATTGTTAATTGCTTAACGTACTTTCTAATTCTTAAGGTGCAAGGATCGACCCCCTCCCTCAAAAAAGTTAAAGGATATAACATCACTATttatgaacaaaaaaattgcTCAAAGCATTGGCTTTGAAGTTAACTAGTTGCACGCCCGTGCGAAGCTCGACACCATGTAATACGTTAAAATGTTACACCATAGTATTATTAAGTGTTACACCCTTGAATATGAAGTGAAGTGTATAGTTTAATGTAAAATTTCACGTGACATTATTAACTTTGTAATGTATAAGTGTAGATTTAAAGATGTTACTTCTAAAAAACTTTTTGAGAAGCCTGGAATCCAACACATGGGATATATATCATGGTAAAGTTGTATCCAtagacttcttttttttttgttaagtagTGGTATCCATAGATCCTAATCCATTAATGAAGTTATATAAAGACTACAAAAATGACACCACCAGACGTCTTAAGACTGCATGTACTGCAAACCACGACTAAACCTGTCGAATACAAATTATTCCTAATCAACAATACCATAATGTCCATGCATGTTTCAACTTGGAAATGGGAAATTTTATgtacacaccacaaaaacactatctttacaccactttttaattttctgtaatttatataaatattcttgtatacaatgacatattaaaccttaaactaaaattttgaaataaatattttttacatatttaattagtaGTCAATTAAAGACTATTAAGTTTACACCagattcccaaaaaaaaaaaaacaatcaatatGTGTCTGCTCATCAAAACACCCCGAGAAGAGAAATTTCTTTCGGCTATAGTTGCATGCCttagaatgtgtttggattgagggatttggggggaagggaagggaagggaaggaaaagggaagaaagagaagggaagagaatggaagggaaaatacatttccctctctcatgtttggatagataaaaaaagaaaggaaagaaaagtagtttaatttactagtttatccttattttttatgtttaagtgttatgttcaaggataaaataggttttaaatttataagtaacttaattagtaatctcttccctccaaatgactccatttttttaggaaagaattttgacaaaaatttaatgaaatcttcctcccaaatcctctcaaatctctcccctcaattttttataaactatccaaacaagggaattggaaggaaactccctttcccttctcttcgctcccctccaaatccctcaattcaaacacactcttaatgatCGAGAGCAATCATGGTCCAGTGGTCCACAATGTTTGGCCGAATCGAATATTTGGATTGTTGAAACACTGAACTCCATCTTTGATCTTTACCCCTTATTCTCCTTGAAACACGAATCAATATTGGAAGGATCCGGATCGTGTCCTAGAAACAATTGCAAGACCTAGTACTTTTTCATGGGCATCAGAGAGAACCAAgaagttaattaatttttaattagaGAGATGTTGAAAGTGGGACGATAGTTTGCGCAAGACAAGCTCTTCGCATGACAAACAGAGGGAGAAAAGATCTAGGATGTTCTTAAGCTTAGGACTGAATGCGAGCGACAATAAGGTGGTTTCTGTTATGCGTTTGTGTTTCTGCAAGGTTTGTGGATGGTCTTTGTTGTGGAGAATCGATTGCAGCAATCGTCGCCGTAGTGGTTAAATCGGTAAGCGAGTGTGAGGATGAATTTAGGGTTAAAGAAATATGTCTGTGTAAACttaacttaccaaaaaaaagtgtgtaaacttaacaataaaatttctaatattttacacaACAAGGGCAAATTGGTCTTCTCACTATAATTTTGTGGgtagacttataattttttggtgtaaacaTATCATATTCAAAAAATGGTGTAAATATAATGTTTTTgtagtgtgtagataaaattttcccTTGAAAATTCTTTCACTGAAATTAATTCTGCTCCAGTTTTTATACACGTCCAAGGCACCTTTTTTTTGCACTTCACActtgccaactaattaaattattatctttacatatcacctattatatttttaacaccattaaataattttagttttacttaatggtattgattttaaattttatattatacacatctatagttttaaattgtttaattttatactttattttataaaatcttagggtcttaaagattttatcaacattaatgagtagagggtcatattatggctttagggtttagtgcttaggtttagggttcaaagccttcagggtttagggtctttagggttttggggtttagggtctttagggttttggggttttggggtttagaggtttagggtctttaaggatttggggtttagggtttagggtttaggacctttagggttttggagattaggatttaggagtatagggtcatatttaacttaagatttagggtcttatatttttatcaatatcaattcaattgacttagaGTCTAggaattatttatattggattaattatATGGTTGAGGGTTTAGCGCTTAGGtttaggggttagggtttataaattatttagtacttaggtttaggggtttagggttcatgaattatttagtgcttagggtctagggattatttatattggattaaaactaagtattcaaatctctattttgacattattagtttattactatattataatcaatgtgttcaaatcaagtcaatttaagttagggtttagggatcttaaattattttttatcaacatcacttcaattgaattaggagtagactatatttaatttaagatttagggttttatgtttttatcaatatttattcaataatcaatctaattaagagtataggagtattgtaaagattatgtatagggttttaatgtttaagtACTTAGATTTAAGACTTATTAAAGAAGTTTAGgagttactttgattttaataataatatcaaattaatatatgtttagataaacaaatatttatctatattctaaaagaaatcttatatatatatatatatatattatgtacataAACATGTACTGCGGGGCGAGGTGCGGGGCGGATTGCGGGGCGGGTGTGCGGGGCGGGTCGGGTCGGAGCTGGAGGCAtacccgcccccgccccgcaccCGCGCGGGTTGAAATTTTTTGCTCCCGTCCCGCCCCACATAAGTCTCGGATCGGAGGAAATCCGTGCGGATAGGGGCGGGTCGGGGCGGGTCGGAGCGGGTCGGAGCGGGTCGGGCACGAATTGCCATCCCTACACTTCAACATCCTAATTCATCCAGTGTGATTTTCCTTACAATTTCGTACCTATCCAAGGTCGTTCCCCGACGAATCTGAAGTCTCAAGCATCCAAATGTTCAACCCAATTCACCAGAgaccaaaataaaaaagcaagaggaacaaaacaaacataacctATAGAAAAAAGTAGGAATAATAATGCAAACAAAGAACTTGAAAAATTGAGTGAGTCATTCTTAATTTGTTGACAAATTGGACGTGTTTGCAGAATGAAACAAAAAGAATTTGTTAGAACAATTACTATCCAATCCAAATATAATTGTAATTAAACCAAAATTATTAGTACCCCTCGAGCCATGGACATATTTGTAACAACATTCCCACCATCGAATACCACATTGAGGTCAAGAAGTTGtcgaccttttaaggttttcacTCAAACTCAAGCAGGTTGTAATTGGATTTTGAAAGTCAGAATTTAATGATTTATTCaggaaattaataaataaatatacatgcatGCCAATGGTTGTAGCATGTACAGAGATCAGATACGGTTATGTCCTAACCTTTATGGATGCCAGGAGACTTCATTTCAGGATGCCTATCTCTTGCATGTTAGCGGGTAATTGCTCATTTACACGAAACCACACCTTTCAACATGGGAGGAAGATCCGAGCAGTAAGCAGAATGTTAGAATCTCTGCTTCTATATTCATTTTTACACACAATAAATTCATGGAAATGAATGGGCAATCAAGCAAAGCGCTTGACTGTGTGATGTCTGGAATTAGGCCTGCGAAAGTGATGCTGTATTTAGGTAATTCCGGAATCCAGTAGTTCCCACTTAATATTTGCAGCTTGGATTCTCCATCAAATGCATTTTTTTAAGTAGCATATATGAAAAAGGAGATATCCTAGAGCCCGAGGATTTAGACGGTCATTTAAGCATAACATTTCACTAGTTTCAGATCTCAAAGAATTATGAGGATCACTTGACTTACCCATATGTTgtctttctcaattttaatctcTCCCGAACAGATCCCACATCTATCTCATCAAAAAAGAGAAGCATGATTAAACCTTTGAACCACAATTTATCGCCATTTAATTTGTATGAAAGCATAATTCTTAATACCTCGGGTGCTCAGTAGGTAGGTATATAGTGTGCTTCtataggggtcaaagtcaacctcaacaaattatatgggtcatgttcaacccaacaacaacataaaagcccaacagaggctagggccccgaagcccaacaataataaaagcccaacagaggctagggccccgaagccca contains:
- the LOC119981995 gene encoding F-box/kelch-repeat protein At3g06240-like; amino-acid sequence: MAPMNLRDIPEDLVLDILTGLPVKALKRFRCVCKAWCDLFGNPDFINKHCIKQTILKNQSFFVNHYDETDECNSVISIFESDGDEVLNFTETIPIPFSEVFLNNPIIIGSCNGIVCVSDGVENIGFWNPATREYKPLPPLIPSIDPPVVPVDVHSNWKLGLGFDQRTKDYKILSFVLTYFEAYDVAVDEAQLYSLKNDSWREIPSFPVFAGDVVRGSICFKGDCYWLAYRDDPAYNFEDTPYILSFNMADEKFEKFELPDFGLSINDYILELGMFNGTLAVILYTRPGRLFDIWVMEEYGVTESWVKKWSIEAVSGLATISGLVWPLGFLRNYGVFFEDDGGQLVLYGKNSHVFKNLRLCGRKNELQVVKYVESLIPIDGRQ